The genome window TCCTCAACTATATACTGGATGATAGGTTTGTCCACAATAGGCATCATTTCCTTTGGAGTTGCTTTTGTAGCAGGTAAAAATCGTGTTCCAAATCCTGCAACAGGAATAACTGCTTTTCTAACCTCAAGCATCTTTCTTTTCTCCTTCTATCTTTTCAAGTATTTTTTTATATCCTTCTATAAGGTCTCCAAGGTCAAATCTAAATCTGTCTTTATCAAGGCTTTCTCCTGTTTTTGCATCCCAGAACCTGCATGTATCAGGTGATATCTCATCCGCAAGAACTATCTCACCATCTTTTCTTCCAAACTCCAGTTTAAAATCAACAAGTATTACACCCTGTTTTGCCATAAATTCTTTGAGGATTTCATTTACTTTTAGGGCAAGCTCTTTCATTTTTTGAACTTCCTCAGGTTTAGCAAGGTTCATGGCATATATATGCTGTTCGCAGATTATAGGGTCATGGAGTTCATCATTTTTCAGATAAAACTCAACCAGAGGTGGATTAAATTCTGTCTTTTCAGGGATACCAAGTCTTTTTACTATACTGCCGGCTGCGATATTCCTGACCACAACCTCAACAGGTATGATTTCTACTCTGTATATAAGCATTTCCCTGTCTGAAAGCTGTTTTATAAAGTGGGTGGGAATGCCTTTCTCATTTAGGAGTTTAAAGAAAAATGAAGCAATTGTGTTGTTAAGGACGCCTTTTCCCTTAATTGTGGCTTTTTTAATGGCATCAAAAGCAGTGGCAGCATCCTTGTAATAAGCCACCACCTTATCAGGTTCATCTGTAGCATATATTATTTTTGCCTTTCCTTCATATAGTTTTTCTTTTTTTTCCATCTAAATCCTCCTTAAAGATTTTCTTTTGCTAAAAGTTTGAAGTAGTCATATTTTGAAAGCTGGAGAATTTCATTAAATACATTTTTTGCTTCAGAAAAGTTTCCTGTTTTTTGTAGTGTAAAGGCCTTAAGAGTAAGTGCTGAAATATAGTTATAATATCTCTGGTCTATTGTTTTTATGGTGTTTAATGTTTTGCCATATTCTTTGTTTTTGTAATACAGATATCCTTTATATTCTGTAAGCCCTGCATTAAGCTGCTGTGAATTAAGCCTTACCTGTAGTTTGTTGATATCATCTGGGGTTATTTTGTTCTGGTCTTTTTTGATAAGAAGGTCATAAGCAATAGCTACTTTCACAAAAGGGGAATTTGGATACTCTTTTTTCATTTTATTTATAAGTTTTTCTGCCTCTTGATATTTTTTATTCTGATAAAGTTTGCTTATCTGATAGGCTATTGATGATGATTTATTGAGTATTTCTTGCTGATGGTGTCTGTAATAAAAAAATGCAATTATCAGTAAGATTATCAAAATTATACCTGCAATGAAAAGCTTTATATTTTTTCTTACAAAATCAAGGAACATATAGACTTTGTATTCAAATTCAATATCAACATCTTGCTCAAGGGGAAGTTTTTTCTTCTCCATATCAGCTCCCAAAAAATTTTTAGTAATTATTATAACTTAATTAACTTCAGGGCTTTTTCTGTAATTTCAGAAGGAGCTATGCCGGTAAGACAATCTCCTGTCTCAAGTTTGCATTTTTTCTTTCCGTGTATATCACAGGG of Persephonella sp. IF05-L8 contains these proteins:
- the purC gene encoding phosphoribosylaminoimidazolesuccinocarboxamide synthase — its product is MEKKEKLYEGKAKIIYATDEPDKVVAYYKDAATAFDAIKKATIKGKGVLNNTIASFFFKLLNEKGIPTHFIKQLSDREMLIYRVEIIPVEVVVRNIAAGSIVKRLGIPEKTEFNPPLVEFYLKNDELHDPIICEQHIYAMNLAKPEEVQKMKELALKVNEILKEFMAKQGVILVDFKLEFGRKDGEIVLADEISPDTCRFWDAKTGESLDKDRFRFDLGDLIEGYKKILEKIEGEKKDA
- a CDS encoding tetratricopeptide repeat protein; translated protein: MEKKKLPLEQDVDIEFEYKVYMFLDFVRKNIKLFIAGIILIILLIIAFFYYRHHQQEILNKSSSIAYQISKLYQNKKYQEAEKLINKMKKEYPNSPFVKVAIAYDLLIKKDQNKITPDDINKLQVRLNSQQLNAGLTEYKGYLYYKNKEYGKTLNTIKTIDQRYYNYISALTLKAFTLQKTGNFSEAKNVFNEILQLSKYDYFKLLAKENL